The following coding sequences are from one Verrucosispora sp. WMMD573 window:
- a CDS encoding nucleotidyl transferase AbiEii/AbiGii toxin family protein — protein sequence MTGPAPDAHPHEFYREVARVALTVAGPHRFVLGGGVAWAAHGLVTRPTEDVDLFADVEGAAAAAAADVRAALERAGFEVANADPDSDLGDLFDGFDRDLRDFVVARDDRRIRLSLARLDRHRSPVVMDLGPVMDVRDLIANKTAALVNRREVRDYIDVASALEHRSVAELLDLARQLDPALEDDDVRAAGRYLDRIPDARFTRYGLGPADVAQVRRHLAAWPR from the coding sequence GTGACCGGCCCAGCTCCCGACGCACACCCACACGAGTTCTACCGCGAGGTCGCGCGGGTCGCGTTGACCGTCGCCGGGCCGCACCGCTTCGTTCTCGGTGGCGGGGTGGCCTGGGCCGCGCACGGACTGGTCACCCGCCCCACCGAGGACGTGGACCTCTTCGCCGATGTGGAGGGCGCCGCCGCCGCGGCAGCGGCCGACGTCCGGGCCGCGCTGGAACGCGCCGGGTTCGAGGTGGCCAACGCCGATCCGGACAGCGATCTCGGTGACCTGTTCGACGGCTTCGACCGGGATCTGCGGGACTTCGTCGTCGCCCGGGACGACCGGCGCATCCGCCTCAGCCTGGCCCGCCTCGACCGACACCGCAGCCCGGTGGTGATGGACCTCGGTCCGGTCATGGACGTGCGGGACCTCATCGCCAACAAGACCGCCGCCCTGGTCAACCGCCGCGAGGTACGCGACTACATCGACGTGGCCTCCGCCCTGGAACACCGGTCCGTGGCGGAGCTGCTGGACCTCGCCCGTCAGCTCGATCCCGCCCTCGAAGACGACGACGTACGGGCGGCCGGTCGCTACCTCGACCGGATCCCGGACGCCCGGTTCACCCGCTACGGACTCGGTCCCGCCGACGTCGCTCAGGTCCGGCGGCACCTGGCGGCCTGGCCCCGCTGA